In Nakamurella antarctica, the following are encoded in one genomic region:
- a CDS encoding DNA polymerase III subunit delta': MSTVLAGAFASVVGQAEAVATLSLAVSASHGDEGVPSSAMTHAWLITGPPGSGRSVAARAFAAALECPDRGCGQCVHCRTVRSGTHGDVRSFNPEGLTIGVKEMREVVKLSARRPTTGRWQIVLIEDADRLTEGASNALLKAVEEPSPQTVFLLCAPSTHPDDISVTIRSRCRVVNLVTPSVAAIANVLARRDGIDAEQALWAASVCGGHIGRARRLATDEQAREKRTAVLQIPAELRTIGDVYVAAAKLVDSAKAEAKSASLERDDAEMEALKMALGAGGTGKGAVGAARGTAGVLKDLERKQKLRATRTQRDVVDRALIDLSGFYRDVIALAFARNGPVTLINPDIRADLEIAAGRIKAEGALRRLDAILACRESIERSVKLEIAAEALMMRLLTG, encoded by the coding sequence GTGAGCACGGTGCTGGCAGGAGCCTTCGCCTCGGTAGTCGGGCAGGCTGAGGCCGTCGCGACGCTTAGCTTGGCCGTGTCCGCCTCGCATGGTGACGAAGGCGTCCCGAGCTCCGCAATGACGCACGCGTGGTTGATCACTGGCCCGCCGGGCTCGGGTCGTTCCGTGGCCGCTAGGGCCTTCGCTGCGGCGTTGGAATGTCCTGACCGTGGGTGTGGGCAATGCGTGCACTGCCGCACCGTGCGGTCGGGAACACACGGCGATGTTCGGTCTTTCAATCCTGAGGGTCTCACGATCGGTGTCAAGGAGATGCGTGAGGTGGTGAAGCTGTCGGCTCGACGGCCGACCACAGGGCGGTGGCAGATCGTGTTGATTGAGGACGCGGACCGGTTGACGGAGGGAGCGTCAAACGCTCTGCTGAAAGCCGTCGAAGAGCCGTCGCCGCAGACCGTGTTTTTGTTGTGTGCTCCGTCAACGCATCCTGACGATATTTCGGTGACGATTCGATCCCGCTGCCGTGTCGTGAACCTGGTGACGCCTAGCGTGGCGGCGATAGCGAACGTCCTTGCGCGACGGGATGGGATCGACGCCGAACAGGCACTGTGGGCAGCCTCCGTTTGTGGTGGCCACATTGGCCGGGCCCGGAGGCTGGCAACGGACGAGCAGGCGCGGGAGAAGCGGACCGCTGTTTTGCAGATTCCTGCGGAGCTGCGAACAATCGGCGATGTTTATGTGGCCGCGGCAAAGCTGGTGGACTCTGCCAAGGCCGAAGCAAAATCAGCATCACTGGAGCGAGACGACGCCGAGATGGAAGCGTTGAAGATGGCCCTGGGCGCCGGTGGTACCGGAAAAGGGGCCGTAGGGGCTGCTCGCGGGACGGCCGGCGTACTCAAGGATCTAGAGCGCAAGCAGAAGTTGCGTGCTACGAGGACACAACGTGATGTCGTAGATCGCGCATTGATTGATCTGTCGGGTTTTTATCGCGATGTAATCGCGCTTGCCTTCGCCCGCAACGGCCCCGTCACATTGATCAATCCGGATATCCGCGCCGATCTGGAGATCGCCGCTGGCCGGATCAAAGCCGAAGGGGCATTGCGCCGATTGGATGCCATCCTTGCCTGCCGGGAATCAATCGAGCGCAGCGTCAAACTGGAGATCGCCGCTGAGGCATTGATGATGCGGCTGTTGACCGGTTGA
- a CDS encoding PSP1 domain-containing protein has protein sequence MGMLCAVVFTKNGQLFYANPGEMKLAVGDYVLYPTEQGPVAATVLWAPEYSSEDTDGFPVLQGMATKADTEQVEDLRKVKARTLVATRRLVRAHNLAMKILAVDPQPSNKKTVVYYSSPETVDFRSLLRDLSSTLHTRIELRQITDRDAVRVTGTVGSCGRDTCCSTFLRDYEPVTLAMARDQDLPANPMRISGACGRLMCCLKYEHPLYSDFKNTAPAIGETVDSPHGEGIVIGHNVLDDSVVLKMGADGTKEVCSKASVCGARKAYNTRSV, from the coding sequence ATGGGAATGCTGTGCGCCGTCGTGTTCACGAAGAACGGCCAACTTTTCTACGCCAATCCGGGGGAGATGAAACTCGCCGTTGGCGACTACGTTCTCTACCCGACCGAGCAAGGTCCGGTGGCAGCGACCGTTCTGTGGGCGCCGGAATACTCGTCGGAAGACACGGATGGCTTCCCGGTTCTGCAAGGCATGGCGACGAAAGCCGACACCGAGCAGGTTGAGGATTTGCGCAAAGTCAAAGCGCGCACTTTGGTTGCCACTCGACGACTCGTCCGCGCCCATAATCTCGCGATGAAGATTCTGGCGGTCGACCCGCAACCAAGCAACAAGAAGACGGTGGTGTACTACTCATCGCCCGAGACGGTCGATTTCCGGTCCCTGCTTCGCGACCTTTCGTCGACCCTGCACACCAGGATCGAGCTTCGGCAGATCACCGATCGTGATGCGGTGCGGGTGACCGGCACCGTTGGTTCGTGCGGCCGGGATACCTGCTGCTCCACTTTTCTGCGGGACTACGAGCCCGTCACTCTCGCGATGGCACGCGACCAGGATCTGCCAGCCAACCCGATGAGGATTTCCGGTGCCTGTGGCCGATTGATGTGCTGCCTGAAGTACGAACACCCGCTCTATAGCGACTTCAAGAACACGGCACCGGCTATCGGCGAGACGGTGGATTCGCCGCACGGAGAGGGAATCGTCATAGGGCACAACGTCCTTGACGATTCGGTGGTCCTGAAAATGGGAGCCGACGGGACCAAGGAGGTCTGTTCCAAGGCTTCGGTGTGTGGCGCTCGGAAGGCTTACAACACCCGATCTGTGTGA
- a CDS encoding glycosyltransferase 87 family protein, translating into MANTPSAPDKHRVRWWLVTGVLCAFVATIFTAVSVIRFLDLAVYRAAGQAVLHGIDPYGPGLLARLPFTYPPAAGWFFAPLAAVPWSVTPYLWSVITLLLLAWVVHRALLVAAPSLTGAQESLTISGIVALSSVSAPVADHLGFGQINIALMAACVYDVVGSGRRTSRRLPQGLLIGFATAIKLTPGIFIVYLLITRRYRAAGIATAGAIALTVVAAALSPHATSKFFGDVFWNLGERVGLGNNAVIGNQSLQGAMLRLLGPDTEKMLWPVLVAVAGLAGLWAARRVFQNRGDLAGSCVIGLLVVVVSPVSWTHYLVWLIPLLVLLVSSRRRGEQVVAIVITVALLARTHRLGGDFSLTANDWFSKIGAALLANSYLLICVAVIVYLAVTPRRASSTSSHTDRVL; encoded by the coding sequence ATGGCAAACACCCCTTCAGCCCCAGATAAGCACCGAGTTCGATGGTGGCTGGTCACGGGTGTGCTCTGCGCTTTTGTCGCGACCATCTTTACCGCTGTGTCCGTGATCAGGTTTCTCGACCTGGCCGTGTACCGGGCAGCTGGCCAGGCCGTACTGCACGGAATCGATCCCTACGGACCCGGATTATTGGCTCGGCTGCCCTTCACGTACCCACCCGCAGCTGGCTGGTTCTTCGCGCCCCTAGCGGCAGTGCCCTGGTCGGTGACCCCGTATCTGTGGTCTGTAATCACGCTCCTGCTGCTCGCGTGGGTCGTCCACCGGGCTCTGCTGGTAGCAGCGCCCTCGCTCACGGGAGCACAAGAAAGCCTGACCATCAGCGGGATTGTCGCTCTGTCCTCGGTCAGCGCACCCGTGGCCGACCACCTCGGATTTGGTCAAATCAACATCGCGCTGATGGCTGCGTGTGTCTACGATGTGGTTGGGTCAGGGCGCCGCACATCTCGCCGCCTGCCTCAGGGACTGTTGATCGGTTTCGCCACCGCGATCAAACTCACCCCCGGCATCTTCATCGTGTACTTGCTGATCACCAGGCGGTACCGGGCGGCAGGAATAGCAACGGCCGGAGCGATAGCGCTCACTGTCGTCGCGGCTGCGCTCTCCCCTCACGCCACCAGTAAATTCTTCGGCGATGTCTTCTGGAACTTAGGCGAACGCGTCGGGCTCGGCAACAACGCGGTCATCGGCAACCAATCGCTTCAAGGAGCGATGCTGCGGCTCCTCGGCCCAGACACTGAGAAGATGCTATGGCCCGTCCTGGTGGCCGTCGCCGGATTGGCCGGCTTATGGGCCGCCCGCAGGGTCTTTCAGAATCGAGGCGACCTCGCGGGCTCCTGTGTCATCGGGCTCTTGGTGGTGGTCGTCTCCCCCGTTAGCTGGACCCATTACCTAGTCTGGCTGATCCCGCTACTGGTGCTCTTGGTCTCCAGCAGGCGACGCGGGGAACAGGTGGTGGCGATCGTCATCACAGTTGCTCTGCTGGCGCGCACACACCGCTTGGGCGGAGACTTCTCACTTACTGCGAACGACTGGTTCAGCAAAATAGGCGCCGCCCTACTGGCGAACAGCTATCTCTTGATCTGCGTAGCCGTGATTGTTTACCTAGCGGTCACCCCGCGAAGGGCGTCGTCCACATCCAGTCACACAGATCGGGTGTTGTAA
- a CDS encoding MarR family winged helix-turn-helix transcriptional regulator has translation MEKDPWLTQDQQHVWRQYLAISRLLNDRVERNMQRDGGMPQAYYLILAMLSEAPDHSLRMNQLADVLRASQSRTSHAVTKLESYGWIRREATPSDGRGQSATLTDAGWTRLRLVAPDHAETVRSIMFDALDEKDLADLGRIYGKLLAHMEPQTEGEKDTPPRPTD, from the coding sequence ATGGAAAAGGACCCGTGGCTCACCCAGGACCAGCAGCACGTCTGGAGACAATATCTCGCCATCTCCCGATTGTTGAACGATCGCGTCGAGAGAAATATGCAGCGAGATGGCGGAATGCCCCAAGCGTATTATTTGATCCTCGCGATGCTCTCCGAAGCCCCGGACCATTCCTTGAGAATGAATCAGCTCGCAGACGTGCTGCGTGCCTCACAATCTCGCACCTCACATGCTGTGACCAAATTAGAGTCCTACGGCTGGATTCGCCGAGAAGCGACACCGAGTGACGGCCGAGGCCAAAGCGCTACCCTTACCGATGCGGGCTGGACCCGACTGCGGCTGGTCGCTCCAGACCACGCAGAAACCGTGCGCAGCATCATGTTTGATGCTTTGGACGAGAAAGATCTTGCCGACCTCGGCCGAATCTACGGAAAACTGTTGGCACACATGGAGCCTCAGACAGAGGGCGAGAAAGACACCCCTCCCAGGCCGACAGATTAG
- the ribD gene encoding bifunctional diaminohydroxyphosphoribosylaminopyrimidine deaminase/5-amino-6-(5-phosphoribosylamino)uracil reductase RibD has protein sequence MSSGQIRTGNISTASPAAAASATEIAAMSRAVELAARGAGTVLPNPVVGCVLLDQHGAVIGEGWHQQAGGAHAEVNALNQAGERARGATAVVTLEPCNHQGRTGPCSLALINAGVARVVIAVLDPNPAAVGGVATLQKAGVEVVTGVQEKEASDVNRVWLGVLATQRPYVSFKAGTTVDGRVAAVDGTSKWITSPASRGDVHRLRSEVDTMLVGVGTVLADDPMLTVRHPDGSLAMRQPLRVIADSLGQTPASAKILGDEAPTWVATTADVGAGSDGRLSLPLLMAKLYGFGRRHVLLEGGPRLAAAMLDAGLMDEIIFYIAPLALGAGKNAIDGGSVNTLAQGHRLELRDVTTFDADVRLRYTVRRD, from the coding sequence ATGAGCTCTGGACAGATCCGCACCGGAAACATCAGCACCGCCTCTCCTGCGGCCGCCGCTTCCGCCACCGAAATCGCTGCTATGAGTCGGGCCGTGGAATTGGCTGCGCGCGGCGCGGGAACAGTGCTGCCTAACCCAGTTGTCGGATGCGTACTGCTCGATCAGCACGGCGCCGTCATTGGCGAAGGGTGGCACCAGCAGGCGGGCGGCGCCCATGCCGAGGTGAATGCGTTGAATCAGGCAGGCGAACGCGCCCGCGGAGCGACTGCCGTCGTCACTCTCGAGCCGTGTAACCACCAGGGCCGCACGGGGCCTTGTTCGCTGGCACTGATCAACGCGGGCGTGGCGCGAGTGGTGATCGCAGTCCTCGACCCAAACCCGGCTGCGGTCGGCGGAGTCGCCACGCTGCAAAAAGCGGGTGTGGAAGTCGTTACAGGGGTACAGGAAAAAGAAGCAAGCGATGTCAATCGAGTCTGGCTCGGTGTTCTAGCCACCCAGCGCCCATACGTCAGCTTCAAGGCGGGAACCACAGTCGACGGCCGAGTCGCCGCAGTCGACGGCACCAGCAAATGGATCACCTCGCCCGCGTCCCGAGGCGATGTCCATCGCCTGCGCTCCGAGGTGGACACGATGTTGGTCGGTGTCGGGACAGTCCTTGCTGACGACCCAATGCTCACCGTCCGCCACCCAGATGGCAGCTTGGCGATGCGTCAGCCGCTGCGGGTTATCGCGGACTCACTAGGACAAACACCCGCAAGCGCAAAGATTTTGGGTGATGAAGCGCCCACTTGGGTCGCCACCACCGCAGACGTGGGTGCCGGATCGGACGGCCGGCTGAGCCTGCCATTGCTGATGGCCAAGCTTTACGGATTCGGCCGCCGCCACGTGCTCCTCGAAGGCGGACCCCGGCTCGCCGCGGCCATGCTCGATGCGGGGCTCATGGACGAGATCATCTTCTACATCGCGCCTCTCGCTCTCGGCGCCGGCAAGAATGCTATTGACGGCGGCTCCGTGAACACCCTCGCGCAGGGGCACCGCTTAGAACTTCGCGACGTCACCACATTCGACGCAGACGTCCGGCTGCGCTACACGGTTCGCCGAGACTGA
- a CDS encoding MBL fold metallo-hydrolase, which produces MTHQALWRQISRLAATGAATASAIAAASWIVPAVRGVRPALGATSREVRADLAQRSGAVPATGSANTHPSNRKPNGKFRNALPPSEIAEGAKRDAVGDVLTKRSAGRPDRPVPLAHDDFPDAAAPLALTWLGHASAVVEIDGFFVLVDPVWSDRVSPSNTVGPQRLHAAPTPLASLPQVDAIVISHDHYDHLDKATVIALVDQHQAPFIVPLGIGAHLRRWGVPSVVIVELDWNREHVISRSDGAELRVVCTEARHFSGRGLTQDDTLWASWALIGPEHRVFFGGDTGPTPGFSAIGRDYGPFDLALLPIGAYNPLWPDIHLNPEEAVATHLQVMAKVLLPIHWATFNLAFHPWVEPVRRLIAAAEVHEVPLVIPRPGQRVVLPGNDGDGFPPLEPWWEAAVGSD; this is translated from the coding sequence GTGACTCACCAGGCGCTATGGCGACAAATATCCCGGCTTGCAGCTACCGGCGCTGCCACTGCGAGCGCCATTGCGGCCGCCTCGTGGATCGTTCCCGCTGTTCGCGGGGTGCGTCCAGCCCTGGGTGCCACCTCGAGGGAGGTCAGGGCCGACTTGGCACAGCGCTCCGGCGCCGTCCCTGCCACTGGATCTGCCAACACTCATCCGAGTAACCGCAAACCCAACGGGAAGTTCCGCAACGCGCTGCCGCCTTCGGAGATAGCTGAAGGTGCCAAGCGGGATGCTGTCGGCGACGTGTTGACGAAGCGTTCAGCAGGGCGCCCCGACCGACCGGTGCCGCTGGCCCACGATGATTTCCCTGATGCAGCAGCACCTTTGGCACTCACCTGGCTAGGCCATGCCAGTGCCGTGGTGGAGATCGACGGTTTCTTCGTTTTGGTAGATCCAGTGTGGAGCGATCGCGTTTCGCCGTCGAACACCGTCGGTCCACAGCGACTGCATGCGGCGCCCACGCCCTTGGCGTCGCTCCCGCAGGTCGATGCAATCGTGATCTCGCACGACCACTATGACCATCTTGATAAGGCCACGGTGATCGCATTAGTCGATCAGCATCAGGCTCCATTCATCGTCCCGCTCGGGATTGGGGCGCATCTGCGCCGCTGGGGAGTGCCGTCGGTGGTGATCGTGGAGTTGGATTGGAATCGCGAGCACGTGATTAGTCGCTCCGATGGCGCGGAGCTACGTGTGGTGTGTACGGAGGCTCGGCATTTTTCTGGACGCGGACTGACGCAGGACGACACCCTCTGGGCGTCGTGGGCATTGATCGGCCCCGAACACCGGGTGTTCTTCGGCGGCGACACCGGTCCCACCCCGGGGTTTTCGGCCATCGGCCGCGATTATGGCCCGTTCGATCTGGCCCTGCTCCCGATCGGGGCTTACAACCCGTTGTGGCCCGATATTCACCTCAACCCGGAGGAAGCTGTAGCCACCCACCTGCAAGTGATGGCGAAGGTGTTGCTGCCGATCCATTGGGCGACTTTCAATTTGGCTTTCCACCCGTGGGTCGAGCCAGTGCGAAGGCTCATTGCGGCGGCCGAAGTGCATGAAGTTCCGCTGGTGATCCCGCGACCAGGCCAACGAGTGGTGCTCCCGGGGAATGACGGGGACGGCTTCCCACCGTTAGAGCCTTGGTGGGAAGCCGCAGTCGGTTCCGATTAG
- a CDS encoding NADPH-dependent FMN reductase — translation MLKIALIVSSTRAARFADTPVAWLSDIVAQRDDIDLEIVDLRDYPMPFFDEVASSNFVTSTNEMAQNWQRKIAEFDGYIFLTPEYNHGPTAVLKNALDYSYKEWNRKPAAFVGYGSVGAARSIEALRLVAVAFQMVPINAAVLIQGADFFKVWKHGGQLSELTHLEAGVDAMLADLLWWGNALKTARIADDLVVAGAAQ, via the coding sequence ATGCTCAAAATTGCCCTGATCGTCAGCAGCACTCGCGCCGCTCGCTTCGCCGACACCCCCGTGGCATGGCTCAGCGATATCGTTGCCCAGCGCGACGACATCGATCTTGAGATTGTCGACCTGCGTGACTACCCGATGCCGTTTTTCGACGAGGTCGCCTCCAGCAACTTCGTGACCAGCACCAACGAAATGGCGCAGAACTGGCAGCGCAAGATTGCCGAATTTGACGGCTACATTTTCCTCACCCCGGAATACAACCACGGACCGACGGCCGTGCTGAAAAACGCCTTGGACTACTCGTACAAGGAGTGGAACCGAAAGCCAGCAGCATTCGTTGGCTACGGATCAGTGGGAGCAGCCAGGTCCATCGAAGCACTGCGCCTCGTCGCAGTTGCCTTCCAAATGGTTCCGATCAACGCCGCCGTCCTCATTCAGGGCGCCGACTTCTTCAAGGTGTGGAAGCACGGTGGGCAGCTGTCCGAGTTAACGCACCTAGAGGCTGGCGTTGATGCGATGCTGGCAGACCTGCTGTGGTGGGGCAACGCACTCAAAACTGCCCGCATCGCAGACGATCTCGTCGTGGCTGGCGCAGCACAGTAA
- a CDS encoding TetR/AcrR family transcriptional regulator gives MAIDAPHPSPPARVTKRRGETRARLIASAATIFAEHGFGRATVEDVCEHAGYTRGAFYSNFVSLDELFFALYVERAEQLVQAAGSAVSNAVAELGTDPPISTVVDRVLSTLTVSRQSHLLNLEFFAHALRNPPVALALAAHRRDLRSALAPILRVGLGVRRVSAPQLEALGRAIVAVQDGMYFQELLEPADQRLPRARTTLITRILADAAEQLRA, from the coding sequence ATGGCCATCGACGCGCCGCATCCGTCGCCACCCGCCAGGGTCACCAAACGCAGGGGTGAGACGCGAGCACGACTCATTGCTTCGGCAGCGACGATATTTGCCGAACATGGTTTTGGCCGGGCAACTGTGGAGGACGTGTGCGAGCACGCGGGATACACCCGCGGCGCCTTCTATTCGAATTTTGTCAGCCTCGACGAGTTGTTTTTCGCTCTGTACGTCGAGCGAGCCGAGCAGTTGGTCCAGGCAGCAGGCTCTGCCGTCAGCAATGCTGTCGCCGAGCTCGGCACCGATCCGCCCATTTCCACGGTGGTCGACCGCGTGCTCAGCACCCTGACCGTCAGCAGGCAATCTCACCTGCTGAACCTCGAATTCTTCGCGCACGCACTGCGCAATCCCCCGGTCGCGCTCGCCTTGGCCGCCCATCGACGCGACCTCCGAAGCGCCCTCGCCCCGATATTGCGAGTCGGCCTCGGAGTTCGGCGGGTATCGGCGCCGCAACTCGAAGCTCTCGGCCGAGCAATTGTCGCTGTTCAGGACGGGATGTACTTTCAGGAGCTGCTTGAACCCGCCGATCAGCGCCTCCCGCGCGCACGAACGACGCTGATCACAAGGATCCTGGCTGACGCCGCCGAACAGCTCCGCGCATAG
- a CDS encoding DUF3533 domain-containing protein, with protein MTPTTSGGRHATPEQSLAPQGVWAEFKDAVALRTVGLILGVLLLQLAFVLSYVGAFHAPTPHRIPVGVVAASASSAGQSAATQTAAGLNALPAYPIDARVVADEGSARSLIERGDLSAALVINGTSTQDTLLVASGGGASVVSAVTEVFTEVASGQGRTLVAQDIVPLQSGDGRGLTGFYLVIGWIVGGYLVAALLGVAAGSRPANPRRAYFRLAAIVPYSILSGLGGALIVDQVLGALTGHFMALWWIGALLVAAAATVTMAFQVLFGVIGIGLTVLVFVILGNPSAGGAYQAPLLPAFWRSLSSALPNGAGTDAVRRIVYLGSNGISSHLLVIAAYVVIGAVVAAGASHLHHRRGAAPASPLQAP; from the coding sequence ATGACCCCCACGACGTCCGGCGGCCGCCACGCCACACCGGAGCAATCCCTTGCACCTCAGGGAGTGTGGGCTGAGTTCAAGGACGCCGTTGCGCTTCGCACCGTCGGGCTGATTCTGGGGGTCCTGTTGTTGCAGTTGGCCTTCGTCCTCTCCTACGTCGGCGCGTTTCACGCTCCGACGCCGCACCGGATTCCCGTAGGTGTAGTCGCTGCGTCGGCATCCTCGGCGGGCCAATCGGCTGCGACGCAGACGGCAGCCGGGCTGAATGCCCTGCCCGCGTATCCGATTGACGCACGAGTGGTGGCTGACGAAGGCTCGGCACGCAGCCTTATTGAGCGGGGCGATCTCTCCGCGGCGTTGGTCATTAACGGCACGAGTACTCAGGACACTCTGCTTGTTGCCTCCGGTGGGGGAGCCTCGGTGGTCTCAGCTGTAACCGAAGTGTTCACCGAGGTGGCGAGCGGTCAGGGTAGAACGTTGGTGGCGCAGGATATTGTCCCGCTCCAAAGCGGGGACGGTCGCGGGCTCACGGGCTTTTACCTGGTGATCGGCTGGATTGTCGGTGGCTACCTGGTGGCCGCGCTGCTCGGCGTGGCGGCGGGTTCGCGGCCCGCCAATCCGAGGCGAGCCTATTTCCGCTTGGCGGCAATCGTGCCCTATTCGATTCTTTCCGGCTTGGGTGGAGCGCTCATTGTGGATCAGGTTCTTGGTGCGTTGACCGGGCATTTCATGGCGCTCTGGTGGATCGGGGCGTTGCTGGTGGCGGCCGCGGCAACGGTGACCATGGCGTTCCAAGTGCTGTTTGGCGTGATCGGAATCGGCCTCACGGTCCTGGTCTTCGTCATACTTGGAAACCCCTCTGCTGGCGGCGCTTATCAGGCGCCGCTCCTACCGGCGTTCTGGCGTTCGCTGAGTAGCGCATTGCCCAACGGCGCTGGGACCGACGCGGTGCGGCGGATCGTTTACCTTGGCAGCAATGGCATTTCGAGCCACCTGTTGGTGATCGCCGCATATGTGGTCATCGGCGCGGTGGTTGCTGCGGGTGCCTCGCACCTTCATCACCGGCGTGGAGCCGCCCCGGCCTCACCGCTTCAAGCGCCCTGA
- a CDS encoding MarR family winged helix-turn-helix transcriptional regulator, whose protein sequence is MTTTQDHRTLVDVIGASHAGLTPAVVDFLAEIDATDQTDRDYATDLCSQVVDLVKTINVTKAKALNAQDSDHSDYVLLVTLVKEGPRRASDLAGHACVDPSTVSRQVASLVKAGWVERQADPDDGRASILVPTAAGAARVENNIRLRGMVMAPVISGWSHAERDTFARLLSEFIDGVTGNFDIVKETVALLVESGHTAGRNE, encoded by the coding sequence GTGACCACCACGCAGGACCACCGAACCCTGGTAGACGTCATAGGTGCTTCGCATGCTGGTTTGACGCCTGCAGTCGTGGACTTCCTCGCCGAAATCGACGCCACCGACCAAACCGACCGCGACTACGCCACGGACCTCTGCAGTCAGGTCGTGGATTTGGTCAAGACCATCAACGTCACCAAGGCCAAGGCCCTGAACGCGCAAGACTCGGACCACTCCGACTACGTGCTGCTCGTAACCCTCGTGAAAGAGGGTCCGCGCAGGGCCAGTGATTTGGCTGGGCACGCGTGCGTCGATCCGTCGACAGTGTCGCGTCAAGTCGCCTCATTGGTGAAGGCCGGATGGGTGGAGCGTCAGGCGGACCCGGATGACGGGCGCGCCTCAATTTTGGTGCCGACAGCAGCAGGGGCAGCCCGGGTGGAGAACAACATCCGGCTGCGCGGAATGGTGATGGCGCCCGTCATTTCAGGATGGTCCCACGCCGAACGCGACACTTTTGCCCGACTCCTCAGCGAATTCATCGACGGAGTGACCGGCAATTTCGACATTGTTAAAGAAACCGTGGCCCTGCTCGTTGAGTCAGGTCACACAGCAGGGAGAAACGAATGA